One Ovis aries strain OAR_USU_Benz2616 breed Rambouillet chromosome 24, ARS-UI_Ramb_v3.0, whole genome shotgun sequence genomic window, TCTAGGTTAGGACTGTGGGTGATTTTCTGCCTGGACTTCTGTTATTTCAGTATAGCTACTTTTGTGACTTTTTATAATCACACGCCAGGAGAAAGCGCCCCGTGTCCTCAGAaacatctcttttctctttctttcttcttttaataacTGAAGAGGGCAGGGCAAGTTTCCTAACAGGGAAGAGAGAATTGCCCCTTAAAAGACTCCTACCGCACTTCCTGCTTGCCTGTTGTGTTAAAAAACTGCAGGCATCGAGTCTGgtgaagaaggaaacaaaaatgaacagcAGCAATTTCCTTTGATCTGGAGTCTGGCcgcctttcttcctctttcttaaaaatctaatttGTCAACTGCGGTATCCTCAGTGCTTGGCATACATTAAACGTTCAATCAACACTTGAGTGAATAGATGACTGTTAGGCGAGTGACCTCTGGTATGTTGGGACACATTTGGGGTCCAGAGCGTATGGGAAGATGCATGCTCCCCACCAGGCGGCGCAGCGCAGCTCGGTGGGTTTCGCTGGCTCCTGGCCCAAGGAGTCCCTGCTTCAACCGAACTCTCATCCTCCCGCAGCAGCTGTCAGTGGTGCTCCCACTTCATCCTCAGGATCTTGTCAGGTAGTAGATGCACACTTTCCCCTGAAGGGAGGAAAGGTGCCTGTGAGCCCGGCTAGCTCAGTCGGTAGAGCATGAGACTCTTAATCTCAGGGTCGTGGgttcgagccccacgttgggcgtatagtcttgttttgtgtttttcctttttgcaggAGAAGGCACGAAAGCCAGGattcttttaaatacatattaGAAGGTGTCTTTGAATGAAAATTCTTAATTTAGCAAGACTTGGAAAGATGGTATCTATAGTActgtatcaatttttaaaaagggcaaccaaaaaaacaattacaaaaaagaaaacagaataaagaaagacAGCCAGATATACTGCCTCCTGAGCGAATCCTGGAAGCAGCAAATGTCACATTTGTAATGAACAGTTTTCTAGTAgaggcttccctcatggtccaggggctaagactctgtgcacACAATGCAAAGGGGCCCGGTTgggcactagatcccacatgcctcaactaaagacaCCGCATGCCTCTActagacctggtgcagccaaataaataaatattttagaaaatttttttctagtagcctcgttatattcttaaaaatgaagTCAATGTTAATAATATGTTTTATCTTATCTgggcttagtcacccagtcatgtccaactgtttgggacccttggactgtagcccaccaggctcctctgtccatgggattttccaggcaaggataactggagtgggctgccattgtcctcctccaggggatcttccccactgaggGACTAAACCCATGTCtgcttgtctcctgcactgcaggcagattctttacctgctgagccataaCTAAGTTATTATAATTTCCCACATAATAATATacaaattattaatgagatatatTATAGTCTCAACCtcagtactttaaaaattttgaatcagatggttctggggggtggggggatggggggtggcCTGTGCATGGCAGAATGTTTAGCAGTATCCTTGGCCTCTAGATGTCAGTAGCCTCCTTGTGACAACCAACAATGTCTCCATACACTGTCCAAAGTCCTCTGGGAGGCAAAGTTGTTTCTGCTTGGAGTCATTTGTCTAGAGAACGGAGGGCATACATATTGGTACAAACAGTTCACGCGTGGAATCTGACAGGAGGGCTAACTTGACAAGGGCCAGATGGCAGGGTCATTTCATCCTGAGACAGCCAACTCAGAAGGCAGCCTGGTAAGGTCAGGAAATAGGCTGTGTACAGAGGACTTTACTAACAAAGCAAAGTTGCTGGACTTtgctgtacagtcaaagctatgattcttccagcagtcatgtttggatgtgacagttggaccataaagaaggctgagtgccaaagaactgatatttttgaactgtggtgctggagagtcccttttactacaaggagatcaaaccagtcaatcctaaagaaaatcaaccctgaatattcattggaaggacagatgctgaagctgaagctccagtactttggccacctgaagtggccgactcattggaaaagaccttgatgctgggaaagattgatggcaggaggaaaaggggacgacagaggatgagatggttaggtggcatcaccgactcaatggacacgagtttgagcaaactctgggagatagtgaaggacagggaagcctggtgtgctgcagtccatggggtcgcaaagaattcgAAAAgagttagcgactgaacaacaagaggaCTTCACAAATACACTGATATATTGAGACTAGCAGGAGCCAGAATTCTTGCTGGTGGAGTTGGAAAGAGAAGGCTTCAACAAATCCTATGGTGTTGCACTGGAGTTGGAGGTATTACTAACGTTTTCTGGTAACTTGGTAACTGTTGTTTCACTGGTAAAGAGGGTTGTGGTAGTGACTTCATaaagtgaagtggaagtgaaagtgaaagtgaagttgctcagtcgtgtccgactctttgcgaccccatggataccaggctcctctgtccatgggattttctaggcaagggtactaCAGTAGGCTGCCATTGGTGGCTCGGagggtaaagcgtccgcctgcagtgtgggagacctgggttcgacccctgggttgggaagatgccccctccagtatcctggcctgtatagttgatggggtcgcaaagagtcggatacgactgagtgactttcactttcacgttatgatctcaatccttgcatctccttaTATTTAGAagagcactaaatcccttcatggtgacatcagatcctcactACTAGCAGAAGACTCCATAAAGGCAGGTCTTAAGTGGTATGTTTTCCTGCCTGCCATCAGCATCTTTTCTAGTTCTAtcagttttctgtatttcttaatTGGCATAGTCTATATAACGAACTTTTTGCTTTTTGCCGTGTCCGTCCGTCTCAAGGAGAGGAGCTACCGCCCTTAGGCTCATAAGCAAAGGATGGACGTGTGGAACCGCTCCAGCCTCTAGGTCAGGAGGAACAAGCAGACTCCCCACCGAACCCAATAGGCCGAAGGCCCGCAACGCCTTCAGTTAAGACGGGCTCATTCACCCCAAGACTGCGAGCACGGAGCCGCCGCTGACTGCAAAGAGGTCGGGTGGTGATGGAGCAGAGTTCCGGCCCGCGAAAGCAAGCCCCTTTCTACGTGCGGACCACCGGCCCCACGACCGCCCGGGCCATCCACCGCAGCCGCCCGCACTTGATCCGAAACAAGTACCGCCGGAGCTGCGCGCGGCCGCCATTCGCAAAGCGCGCGCCATCCTGCGCAGCCCTCAGCCTGTGATGGTGGAGAAGAAGCGGACCTACCCACAGCCCTTGGATGACTCCCTTTCCCGAAGCAATCctaaagaaagagggaggggagagggagagagagaaggaaaaagaataaacagtAAATGCTAAGTTCATTCCTTTAATtgttcactttcaccttcagttATTCAGGAgatccggtttgatccctgggtcgggaagatcccctgaaggagggcatggcaacccactccagtgttcttgcctggaaaatcccatggacagaggagtctggagggctacagtccatggggtcgcacagagtcggacaggcctgagggactaacacttaaACTTATCTATGGCAAATTaccttaaattttctcttttaaaaatagcgTTAATATTGATTCACAAATTTtgacatatttaatattttataatcacttatagggcttccttggttccagttaggaaaaggagtacgtcaaggctgtatactgtcaccctgcttatttaacttatatgcagagtacatcatgagaaacgctgggctggaagaagcacaagctggaatcagcattgctgggagaaatatcaataacctcatatatgcagatgacaccacttttatggcagaaagtgaagaggaactaaaaagcatcttgatgaaagtgaaagaggagagcgaaaaggttggcttaaagctcaacattcagaaaacgaagatcatggcatccggtcccatcacttcatgggaaacagatggggaaacagtggaaacagtgtcagactttattttttttgggctccaaaatcactgcagatggtgactgcagccatgaaattaaaagacgcttactccttggaagaaaagttatgaccaacctagatagcatgttgaaaagcagagacattactttgtcaacaaaggaccctctagtcaaggctatggtttttcctgtggtggtgtatcgatgtgagagttggactgtgaagaaagctgagtgctgaagaattgatgcttttgaactgtggtgttggagaagactcttgagagtcccttggactgcaaggagatccaaccagtccattctaaaggagagcagtcctgggtgttctttggaaggaatgatgctaaagctgaaactccattactttggccacctcatgcgaagagttgactactcattggaaaagactgatgctgggagggattgggggcaggaggaaaaggggccgacagaggatgagatggctggatggcatcaccgacttgatggacatgagtttgagtgaactccaggagttggtgatggacagggaggcctggcgtgctgcagttcatgggatcacaaagagttggacacaactgagtgacttcactttcacttttcactttcgcgcattggagaaggaaatggcaacccactccagtgttcttgcctggagaatcccagggatggtggagcctgatgggctgccgtctgtggggtcgcagtcagacacgactgaaacgacttagcagcagcagtggacatGGTCCTAGCCTAGTGCATTGATGAAGTTAGAGGTCATGGGTGTTTAACAtaaattacctcatttaatctcaCAATTCTACAAGGTGattattatttctcctttctaCATAGAGTGAAAATTTGTAATTCTCTGAAGATTGGTAGCTTTCTCAAAGTTATACAAGTGATGATGTGGGTCTGGAATTCAGTACCGATCTAGGTGATCCAAAGTGTAACCCTTATCCACCTTCATGTGTATTTCCCAGCAAGGCTAGGTGGGGATAAAATATAGAATTGGGAGTTTTCTCTAGCAGAAGGGTTGCGGCTACTGACGATCCCCAAGATCACATCATTTCCAGTGTTGCCAAGTCCTGAAGCAGCAATTATATAATTCTGATGACAGGTCTTTATTATCAGTGTTGGATCCAAAAAAAGCCCACAGAGGAGAGGAGACAGTGACTATCTGCTCATCTCTAATGAGGCCCTCAGGGCATATGGCCCTAGTGGCCATCTAGTCTCCTGTAAAGAGCTGGCCGTGTGATACCCAAACATCCTCTTGCACAAACGGCTGTGACTGTGCACCCCCATCCCCTTGGTTCATGCAGACTCAGCCTAAAAACCAAAAGATGAGGCCCTCtccttcagaaaaaaaatctctcactaggtctagaaaagagaagcaaacatGGGAATTCTGGGGACCGTGAAGACTACCATTCTTCCCAGGTAAGAGTCAGATGGGTTGGACTtcatcaatcatttatttatttatgtaaatttatttatttacatcccTATGATGTAAAGCCTTAAGGGGGCACTCCTCATTACATCTGCCTTTTAGCGGCTTTGTAGAAACAGTTCTGAGCTCATCTGCAGTTCCTGCTCGGGGCATAGCCaatatattttatctgtttatgAGACCCTGAACTGTGAGGAAAACAAATGGACTGAGTTTCTGCCAATcctctgggttgtttccattttaattttaggAATTTGAGTTCGGGAGCTCAGCACACATAGCCAAAAAGGCTGGCCCAGAGCTCTGTAAATTGCTCCAGAAATTCGAGCCCAGGGAGGAGTAGCAGTGATACTATCATTACCACCTTGGGAGCAGTTTTTGATTGATCATTATATCATCCGCAGAGCAGGTGTGCTAGGAATGTGTAACAGCTACAGATTAGAGTAAGGGAACTAAAAAATATTCTCTAAGGCCACATCACTAATGATATTAATGTCAATGACATCAGTACTCTGTTTCAGGGTATATGCTTACTGTATGTCAGTCTCTATGTCAACCATTTACACTTGTGTTATCCAGTACTCATCATAAATAATAAAGTCTCTATTAATATTCCTGTATCTGCAGTGTTTCTgatacttacattaaaaaatacatgattATGGTAGAAAGtttaaacatacacaaaaattatgGACAAAACCACTGTCACATTTTCTCGGGGTCCTTCTAGAGGTACAGCGCAAGCATAAGGAAGCAGCCCTCATTTTGCTAATACAAGAGGCACAAAACATACCCGGAGAAAAGTGCTAATGCCTCAGCAAGGTGTTAATACCACGGCCTTTCTCCTTGCATTTTTCTTAATTGCCCCATTTTCACCATCATTTTCCAGGCTTTTGAATTTTTCCTGCTGCTGTCTGCTTTTGGGTCTAGGCTCCCAGCCCCATGGGAGAGGCCAACCAGTCGAGAGTCTCTGAgttcctcctcctggggctctccaggcagccccagcagcagcagctcctcttcctgctcttcctcACCATGTACCTGGCCACGGTCCTGGGAAACCTGCTCATCCTCCTAGCCATCAGCGTGGACTCCCGCCTGCACatccccatgtacttcttcctctgcAACCTGTCCTTCGTGgacacctgcttctcctccaccACTGTCCCCAAGGTGCTGGCCAACCACGTACTCGGGAGCCAGaccatctctttctctgggtGTCTCACGCAGATGTACTTTGTTTTCATGTTCGTGGACATGGACAATTTCCTCCTGgctgtgatggcctatgaccgctttgTGGCTGTATGCCACCCCTTACACTATTCAGCAAAGATGACCCCCCAGCTCTGTGCCCTGCTGGTCACTGGGTCATGGGTCATCGCCAACTTGAATGTCCTGTTGCACACCCTGCTGATGGCTCGACTCTCCTTCTGTGCAGACAATGCCATCCCCCACTTCTTCTGTGATGTGACCCCCCTCCTCAAGCTCTCCTGCTCTGACACACACCTCAATGAGGTGATGATTCTGACTGAGGGTGCCCTGATCATGATAACCCCGTTCGTTTGCATCCTGGCTTCATATATCCTTATCACCTGTGCTGTCCTGAGGATCCCATCCACAAAGGGGAGATGgaaagccttctccacctgtggctCCCACCTGGCTGTGGTTTCCCTCTTCTATGGCACCATCATTGCTGTGTATTTCAACCCTTCATCTTCACATTCTTCTGAGAAGGACACTGTAGCTACTGTGATGTACACGGTGGTGAC contains:
- the LOC101121309 gene encoding olfactory receptor 1F1 isoform X1, with product MGEANQSRVSEFLLLGLSRQPQQQQLLFLLFLTMYLATVLGNLLILLAISVDSRLHIPMYFFLCNLSFVDTCFSSTTVPKVLANHVLGSQTISFSGCLTQMYFVFMFVDMDNFLLAVMAYDRFVAVCHPLHYSAKMTPQLCALLVTGSWVIANLNVLLHTLLMARLSFCADNAIPHFFCDVTPLLKLSCSDTHLNEVMILTEGALIMITPFVCILASYILITCAVLRIPSTKGRWKAFSTCGSHLAVVSLFYGTIIAVYFNPSSSHSSEKDTVATVMYTVVTPTLNPFIYSLRNRDLKRALGKVVGRKMFSVSGENQN
- the LOC101121309 gene encoding olfactory receptor 1F1 isoform X2, with protein sequence MYLATVLGNLLILLAISVDSRLHIPMYFFLCNLSFVDTCFSSTTVPKVLANHVLGSQTISFSGCLTQMYFVFMFVDMDNFLLAVMAYDRFVAVCHPLHYSAKMTPQLCALLVTGSWVIANLNVLLHTLLMARLSFCADNAIPHFFCDVTPLLKLSCSDTHLNEVMILTEGALIMITPFVCILASYILITCAVLRIPSTKGRWKAFSTCGSHLAVVSLFYGTIIAVYFNPSSSHSSEKDTVATVMYTVVTPTLNPFIYSLRNRDLKRALGKVVGRKMFSVSGENQN